In Vigna angularis cultivar LongXiaoDou No.4 chromosome 8, ASM1680809v1, whole genome shotgun sequence, one DNA window encodes the following:
- the LOC108344175 gene encoding uncharacterized protein LOC108344175 has translation MAFYTDNDPVICRAFSLSLKDEALEWYHTLPQNSVDCFATVEALFRKQYATNRKPEMTLVELVNTKQEKDETLKAFMQRYNETAQRVKDVNHTFIINNLPSCLRPGYFAEQLYADPPKSMEELQSTIAKFIRIEDLRNSRKKQQHDSPNHNTKKDIKRSSNDYKTDRPPRKESGWTPKYDRYTSLNAPRTKVLEEALHAELLTVRRKATPKNADNNKACRLHMNHGHDTEECNMVKDELERLIRAGYLQNYVKERTSTRAATPN, from the coding sequence ATGGCATTCTACACGGATAATGACCCCGTCATTTGCAGAGCTTTCTCACTGTCCCTGAAGGATGAGGCACTCGAGTGGTACCACACCCTTCCTCAAAATTCAGTGGATTGCTTCGCCACAGTAGAAGCCCTTTTCCGAAAACAGTACGCTACCAATAGAAAACCAGAGATGACTCTTGTTGAGCTCGTGAATACTAAGCAGGAGAAAGATGAAACCCTAAAGGCTTTCATGCAAAGATACAATGAGACAGCCCAACGCGTGAAGGACGTGAACCACACGTTCATAATCAACAATCTACCCTCGTGTTTGAGGCCGGGGTATTTCGCGGAACAGTTGTATGCCGATCCTCCAAAGTCTATGGAGGAACTCCAGTCAACAATCGCGAAATTCATCCGCATTGAAGACCTTAGAAACTCCAGAAAGAAACAACAGCATGACAGCCCAAACCATAATACTAAGAAAGACATAAAACGGTCGTCCAACGACTATAAAACAGATCGACCACCCCGAAAAGAGTCAGGGTGGACACCTAAATACGATCGCTACACATCCCTCAACGCACCCAGGACAAAGGTGCTCGAAGAGGCTTTGCACGCTGAACTCCTGACCGTTCGGCGAAAAGCCACTCCGAAGAACGCTGACAACAATAAGGCGTGTCGACTTCATATGAACCACGGTCACGATACAGAAGAATGTAACATGGTGAAAGATGAGTTGGAAAGACTCATTCGAGCGGGCTACCTCCAAAACTACGTAAAGGAGAGGACATCCACCAGAGCAGCAACTCCCAACTAG
- the LOC108344174 gene encoding uncharacterized protein LOC108344174 has product MQSPKTLKEIQRLVGRLTALSRFIPKLVEHIRPILKNMKKGTTQHWDDDCETAFNAVKHILTSPPIMARPVAGSDLQLYIAASNHAGVEERYSQIEKVALALLTASRRLRSYFQSHQVVVRTNHPIAKILRKLDLAGRMVSWSVELSEFGLRYELRGSIKGQHLVDFAAELTPTLDGSTPRWLLNVDGSSDKSGGGAGIVLEGPNGLIVEQAITFWFPASNNQAEYEALIAGLALAKELTVARLECRMDSQLVVGHMNGTHQVKDNQLLRYFHKASILLQDFVEVSIIHVPREKNARPDLLSKLTHSKERAQLSSIIKMTLDHPVVEAFVTDVPTPATDWRQNIRDLMMKQDRGEKVTASDSKRIARFLYIGDDLYRRGHNTPLLKCISAEEADYVWRELHTGIYGFHSGKRTLRARAHGHDVHVPPEELHGIISPWSFAQWGIDIVGPLPLAKAQNKFLLVAVDYFTKWIEAEPLSIISAQRVQKFIWHLICRFGLPQKIITDNGRQFIERKLEEFLSILGIKHVTSSVEHPQTNGQAEAANKALLTELKKRHGEAKSLWVEELPEVLWAYRCTPHGSTGDTPFNLTYDTDAMLPVEVGELSLRRGITNMTLNDEQLQMNLDTLLERREVATVRAEAQKRMLSRRYNTKVKPRAFKNGDLVWRKRGEARKNRAHGKLAANWEGPFRVVEDLMNGAYRLQLLNGQLVPNTWNATHLKYYFS; this is encoded by the exons ATGCAGAGCCCAAAAACCCTGAAAGAGATACAACGTCTAGTCGGCAGGCTCACAGCCTTATCCCGTTTCATTCCGAAACTAGTTGAACACATCAGGCCCATCCTAAAGAACATGAAGAAGGGCACCACCCAGCACTGGGACGATGATTGTGAAACAGCCTTCAATGCTGTCAAACACATTCTTACCAGCCCTCCAATCATGGCGCGACCGGTAGCTGGATCCGACTTGCAATTATACATCGCAGCGTCCAATCACGCT GGAGTGGAGGAGCGGTACTCTCAAATCGAGAAGGTAGCATTGGCCTTGCTCACAGCTTCACGCCGACTTCGATCGTATTTCCAAAGTCATCAGGTGGTTGTCCGCACTAATCACCCGATCGCCAAGATCCTCCGAAAACTCGACTTGGCAGGGAGGATGGTCTCCTGGTCAGTGGAACTTTCTGAGTTCGGACTCCGTTATGAACTTCGGGGATCCATTAAGGGTCAGCACCTGGTAGATTTTGCAGCCGAGCTGACACCCACACTTGACGGCTCAACACCAAGGTGGCTCCTCAACGTGGACGGATCCTCGGACAAAAGTGGGGGAGGAGCTGGTATTGTTCTGGAAGGACCTAATGGTCTAATCGTGGAGCAAGCCATCACATTCTGGTTCCCAGCTAGCAATAACCAAGCAGAGTATGAAGCTTTGATCGCTGGTCTAGCCCTAGCCAAAGAACTCACGGTCGCTCGATTAGAGTGCAGGATGGATTCACAACTGGTGGTCGGGCATATGAACGGAACGCATCAGGTTAAGGATAATCAATTGCTGCGCTACTTCCACAAAGCTAGCATCCTCCTCCAGGACTTCGTCGAGGTTAGCATTATCCATGTGCCCAGGGAGAAAAATGCGAGACCAGATCTCCTGTCTAAATTAACTCACTCCAAGGAGAGAGCACAGTTGTCTTCAATCATCAAGATGACGCTCGACCACCCAGTCGTGGAAGCTTTCGTCACCGATGTTCCGACGCCGGCGACGGATTGGAGACAGAACATACGGGACTTGATGATGAAGCAGGACCGAGGGGAAAAGGTTACCGCGAGTGATTCCAAACGCATCGCACGTTTTCTATACATAGGCGACGACTTATACAGACGCGGCCATAACACACCCTTGTTGAAGTGCATATCAGCGGAAGAAGCTGACTACGTCTGGCGTGAGCTCCACACCGGGATCTACGGTTTTCATTCGGGTAAACGAACGCTCAGAGCACGC GCCCACGGTCATGATGTCCACGTCCCTCCTGAAGAATTGCATGGCATCATCTCCCCTTGGTCGTTCGCTCAATGGGGAATCGACATAGTCGGACCATTGCCCCTCGCCAAAGCTCAGAATAAATTCCTCCTAGTGGCAGTCGACTACTTCACCAAATGGATAGAGGCTGAACCACTGTCCATAATCAGCGCCCAACGAGTACAGAAGTTCATTTGGCACTTGATATGCCGATTTGGTCTGCCACAAAAGATCATCACCGACAACGGCAGACAGTTCATTGAGAGAAAATTGGAGGAATTCCTCAGCATCCTGGGCATTAAACACGTGACCAGCTCAGTGGAGCATCCACAAACTAATGGACAAGCCGAGGCCGCGAACAAAGCCTTGCTCACTGAATTGAAAAAGCGACATGGCGAGGCTAAAAGTTTGTGGGTAGAAGAACTACCCGAAGTCTTATGGGCGTACAGATGCACCCCGCACGGATCCACCGGGGACACTCCGTTCAATTTGACGTACGACACTGACGCCATGCTCCCAGTCGAGGTAGGAGAGCTATCCCTAAGACGCGGCATCACCAACATGACCCTTAATGATGAACAGTTGCAGATGAATCTCGACACCCTGCTAGAGCGTCGAGAAGTCGCCACCGTCCGTGCTGAGGCCCAAAAAAGAATGCTCTCCCGCCGCTATAACACCAAGGTCAAGCCCCGAGCGTTCAAAAATGGCGATCTTGTGTGGCGGAAAAGGGGAGAAGCCAGAAAGAATAGAGCACACGGAAAATTAGCGGCCAATTGGGAGGGACCATTTCGCGTCGTTGAGGACCTAATGAATGGGGCATACCGCCTCCAACTCCTCAATGGACAACTCGTCCCCAACACGTGGAATGCTACTCACCTCAAATACTATTTTAGTTGA